The Microbacterium sp. LKL04 sequence CGCAGGCGTCGATCCGATCCTCATGCGAGAGATGGGTGCGCGCCTGTTCGACGGCGCCGCCGCGGAGAAGACCCGTCCCGCCGACGAGCGAGCCGCGCTCACCACGGCCGCTCATACCCTGCGGGACGAGAGCGTTGACGACGACGCCGCGCTCGTCGTCGTCCGCGACCCCGGCCTCGCGCGGGCTTTCGCCGACCGACCCGCGGTCTCCCTCCACACGTTGCACGAGGAGAACATCCTCCTGGTCGAGCGCGAGCGGGCCGGTGTCGGCGCTTGGTACGAATTCTTCCCGCGCTCCGAGGGCGCGGAGCGGATGCCGGACGGCACCGTGCGCAGCGGCACCTTCCGGACGGCGACCAAGCGCCTCCCCGCCGTCGCGGCGATGGGCTTCGACGTCCTCTACCTCCCCCCGATCCACCCGATCGGAGAGGTGAACCGCAAGGGACCCAACAACACGCTGGACGCAGGACCCGGCGACCCCGGCTCCCCGTGGGCCATCGGTTCCGCCGCGGGCGGGCACGACGCCGTCCACCCCGACCTGGGCACGCTCGAGGACTTCCGCGCGTTCGTCGACGCGGCCGCCGAGCAGGGACTCGAGATCGCGCTCGATCTCGCGCTGCAGGCAGCCCCCGATCACCCCTGGGTCACCGAGCACCCCGAGTGGTTCACGACCCTCCCGGACGGCTCGATCGCGTTCGCGGAGAACCCGCCGAAGAAGTACCAGGACATCTACCCCGTCAACTTCGACAACGACCCCGTGGGCATCCGCACCGAGGTCCTCCGCATAGTGCAGCACTGGATCCGGCAGGGCGTGAAGATCTTCCGGGTCGACAATCCGCACACGAAGCCGCTGCAGTTCTGGGAGTGGCTCATCCGCACGGTGAACGCGGAGCACCCCGACGTGGTCTTCCTCGCAGAGGCCTTCACCCGCCCGATGCCGATGCGCGCGCTCGCGCAGAGCGGCTTCCAGCAGAGCTACTCGTACTTCACCTGGCGCAACACGAAGACCGAGATCGAGGAATTCTTCGCATCGATCTCCGACGAGACCGCGGACTTCATGCGCCCGAACCTCTTCGTCAACACGCCCGACATCCTCACCGAGTACCTCCAGTTCGGCGGACGGCCGGCGTATCGCATCCGCGCCGCGCTCGCCGCGACCGCGGGTGGGAGCTACGGCGTCTACGCCGGCTACGAGCTCTACGAGAACGTCGCACGCCCGGGCTCCGAGGAGAACATCGACAACGAGAAGTACGAGTACAAGTTCCGCGACTGGGAGGCCGCCGAAGCGGCCGGCGACTCGCTCGCGCCGTACCTGCGCCGGCTCAGCGAGATCCGACGCGCGCACCCCGCGCTTCGGCAGCTCCGCGGGCTCCACCTCCTCGGCTCCGACGACGACGCGATCGTCGCCTACGCCAAGCACCTCCCGGCCGCCCTCTCGCCGACCGGCGAATCCGACACGATCATCGTCGTCGCCAACGTCGACCCCCACTCGGCCCGCGAGACGACGGTCCACGTCGACTCGGAGCTCTGGGGCCTCCCCCGCGGACACGACTATGACGTCGAGGACCTCGTCACCGGAGCCCGGTGGACCTGGAACGAACACAACTACGTCCGCCTCGACGCGTTCGCCGAACCCGTCCACATCCTCCACGTGAAGGCACGCTCATGACCCGTCCCGACGACTCGACTCTGGATGCCGTCGGTGCCGGCTCCTACCATGCCCCCCACGACGTGCTCGGCCCCCACCAGGACGGCGAGGGTTGGGTGGTCCGTGCCCGCCGTCCGTTCGCTCAGACGGTGACCGCCGTGCTGTCCGACGGTGCCCGGGTCGAGCTTCAGCACGTCCGCGCGGGTGTCTGGGAGGGCGAGGCGGCGGTCCAGCCCACCGCTTACGACATCGTCGCCACCTACGAGGGCGCGCCTGACTACCGGGTCGATGACCCCTACCGCCATCTGCCGACGGTCGGGGAAGTGGACCTCCACCTGATCCGTGAAGGACGACACGAGCAGCTCTGGAAGGTGCTCGGTGCGCACGTGCGCCACTACGACGCGCTGAGCGGCGTGTCCTTCGCCGTCTGGGCTCCGAACGCCCGGGCCGTCCGCGTCGTCGGCGACCTCAACGGCTGGGACGGCACTCAGCACGCCATGCGTTCCCTGGGCTCCACCGGCGTCTGGGAGCTGTTCGTCCCCGGCATCGGCGTGGGATCCGCGTACAAGTTCGAGATCCTGACCGCCGACGGGCAGTGGGTCATGAAGGCCGACCCGATGGCGCGTCGCGCAGAAGTGCCGCCCGCGACGGCATCCGTCGTCACCGACAGCGAGTACACCTGGTCGGACGACGCGTGGCTCGCCGACCGCGCGAGCGGATCGGTGCACGACCGGCCGATGTCGACGTACGAGCTCCACCTGGGCTCGTGGCGTCCGGGACTCGGCTATCGCGAGGCCGCCGACGAACTCGTCGACTACGTCGGCGGACAGGGCTTCACCCACATCGAGTTCCTGCCCCTCGCCGAGCACCCCTTCGGCGGCTCGTGGGGGTACCAGGTCACCGGGTACTACGCGCCGACGAGCCGCTTCGGCACGCCCGACGAGCTCCGGTACCTCATCGACCGTCTTCACCAGGCGGGCATCGGCGTCATCATGGACTGGGTCCCGGGTCACTTCCCGAAAGATGCCTTCGCCCTCGCCCGCTTCGACGGCGCGCCCCTCTACGAGCACCCCGACCCGCGGCGAGGCGAGCACCGGGACTGGGGCACGTACATCTTCGACTACGGCCGCAACGAGGTGCGGAACTTCCTCGTCGCGAACGCGCTGTACTGGTTCGAGGAGTTCCACGTCGATGGACTCCGTGTCGACGCCGTGGCGTCCATGCTCTACCTGGACTACTCGCGCGAAGAGGGCCAGTGGGAGCCGAACATCCACGGCGGCCGCGAGAACCTCGAAGCGATCCGCTTCCTGCAGGAAGTCAACGCCACCGCCTACAAGCGCTACCCGGGTATCGCGATGATCGCCGAGGAGTCGACGAGCTTCCCCGGCGTCACCGCGCCGACGAGCCAGGGCGGGCTCGGCTTCGGCTTCAAATGGAACATGGGCTGGATGAACGACTCGCTCGTCTACATCGGCCGCGACCCGCTGTACCGTGCGCACCACGAGGGCGAGCTCTCGTTCTCGTTCGTCTACGCCTTCAGCGAGAACTTCGTCCTGCCGATCAGCCACGATGAGGTCGTGCACGGCAAGGGTTCGCTGTTCACCCGCATGCCGGGCGACCACTGGCAGCAGCTCGCCAACATGCGCGCGTTCCTCGCGTACATGTGGGGCCACCCGGGCAAGCAGCTCCTGTTCATGGGCCAGGAGTTCGGGCAGATGTCGGAGTGGTCCGAAGGTCGCGGCCTGGACTGGTGGATGCTGGATCAGCCGGCGCACCAGCAGCTGCAGCACTTCGTCTCCGCCCTCAACCACACGTACCGCGCAGAGTCCCCCCTGTGGGCGCGCGACAGCGACGGATCGGCGTTCAGCCGAGTGTGGCCGCACTCCCCCGACAGCAACGTCCTCGGGTTCGCGCGACGCGACCACGACGGTGGGACCGTCGTCGTCCTCTGCAACTTCGCCGGCTCACCGCGTCACGACGTGCGCCTCACGCTCCCCGAGACCGGTGCGTGGGCGGAGGTCCTCAACTCTGACGCGCAGGAGTTCGGCGGGTCCGGTGTCGGCAACTTCGGCGGCGTGACGACGGATGCCGACGGCACCGCCCAGGTGACGCTGCCGCCGCTCGGTGTGCTCTGGCTCCGTCACGAGGGGTGATCGGTCGGGGTCCGGGACGATCCCGGACCCCGACCGTTCTCAGAACAGCAGGCTGGCGAGGCGTCCGCGTGCACGGATGACGCGGGGGTCGGCGTCTCCGACCACACCGAACAGTTCGAGCAGTCGTTCACGGACCGGCGCCCGCTCATCGGTCGGGAGCTCGGCGAACAGGTCGAGCAGGCGCGCGAACGCGTCGTCCACGTGTCCACCGGCGAGGTCGAGATCGGCCACGTCGAATTGGGCGGAGATGTCCGTCGGCCCCGCCGCGGCGGCCGCTCGCGCTTCCGCGAGATCGAGGTGCTGGACCCGCGCGAGCAGTTGCACCTGCGCAAGGCCCGCTTTCGCATCCTCGTCGCGAGGGTTCTCCGTCAGAGCCTGCTCGTACGCGGTCGCCGCGGCCGAGTAGTCGCCCGCCTCGATCGCGTCGAAGGCGGCCTGATGAAGCGGCGGCAGGGCGGGCGCCTGCTGTTCGGCATCCGCCGGCGCTCCCTCCATCGGGACCGTCCCGGTCACTCCGTGCTGGGCGGCGAGCTGCAGAAGCTGCGTGAAGACCTCTCGGACCTGCGCTTCGGGCACCGCGCCGGTGAACAGCTGCACAGGCTGGCCCGCGACGAGCGCGACGACCAGAGGGATCGACTGCGCTCGGAAGCTCTGGGCGAGCTGAGGGTTCGCGTCGACGTCGACCTTCGCGAGGACGAGGCGCCCGCCGAGCTCGGCGACGACCTTCTCGAGCACGGGGCTCAGCTGTGTGCACGGCCCGCACCAGTCCGCCCAGAGGTCGACGACGACCGGCACGGTCTTCGACAGTTCGAGAACCTGGCCGAAATCCGCATCCGTGACGTCGAAGACGAGACGGGATGCCGGTGCCTGCCCGTCCGGCGAGGGTGCAGGCGAGGCCGGCTGACCGGCGGGCCGGTTGCGGAGGGACGAGAGGTCGACGGCGCCGCGCATGACGGCACCGGGTGCGGGAGTGTTCACTCTTTCTTAACCACCTTGGCGTCGAGGACGTTGGAACGGGAAGCGAGCAGCTGGATCTTCTCGTTGGACCCCTGAGCGGGGACGAAGAAGTACAGCTGGTCGGTGTACTGCGTGCGGAACCCCGTGCTCGATTGCGAGACGCCGGAGAGCGCCTTCACCACGACGTTGTCGCCCAACTTGATGACGGCATCGCTGTCCGTCGGAACGATCGTCTCGTTCTCCGTCACCGTGACCGCCACGATCGCTCCGCTGTCGAGGGTCACCAGCGATAGGGGTTCGGAGGGACCGGCCTCGGCTGCGAAGGACACCCGCCCGGTCTTCTCGCCGGTTTCGTTGAAGTTCTTCAGCAGCGTGGCCCGGTTCTCCGCCACGAGGGAGCGGAACGTGTCGGATTTCTCGTCGAACATCGCGGCGAACTCGCTCTTCGCGCCCTTGTCCAGCACGTCGGCATATGCCGCCGCCAGATCCTTCGGCGGCATGAGCAGGAACGGGGAGTTCGGTTCCACCGCGACGGCTCCGACGTACTTCGCGGCGAGGTTCATGCTCGCGTCCGCGCGAAGGCTCGAGATGTAGGCGACCTTGTACTCCGCCCACGGATTCTCCTGCGTGGCCGTCACCATCGTGCCGACGCCGTCGGCGTCCTCGACGACGGCGAGGAACATGCGAGGCCAATCGTTCTTCGCCTGCGGCAGGAAGGCCGTCATGTCCCCGGACGGGATCGCGGGCAGCGATTCCGCTTTCGAGAGCTCCTTGCGAAGGCGGTAGTTCGTCTCCCGCTCGACGAGCGCCGGCCCGGTCAGGCGCACCGCAGCCGCCTTCGGGTCGTTGGCTTCGTCGGCCGTGGTGACCTGCTCGGAGATGCGCGACAGGATCCGTTCGGCCTGCGTCTGTGTGACGGCGGGTGCGCCCTGACCTTCGGGAACGATCACCGACGCCGTGGGCGACGGGGTCGCCTCGGGTTGCAGATCGGGCCACGCCTCGGGCGAGCATCCGGTGAGCGCGATGCCGCCGAGCACGACGGCGGAGACCGCGATCAGAGGGCGACGTCCGATCGTCAGTCGGCGCCGTGCGGGCGCCGCCGTGATGACGCCCTTCTCCGCTTCCTCCACGGAGAGGTCGATCGGCTGTGTGGCTGTCAACGGGAGTCCCTTCCGACGTGGGCCGCGTGAGCGTCGCACGTGCCGAAGCGCGAAGATGTAGAGGATCAGGCCGATCAGCGCCATCAGGATCCCGCCCACCAGGAGGGGACCGGCCCAGGGCGTTGTCGCCCCCGTCGGCCAGCTGACGCTCATCGACGACGGCGCGGCCGAGGTGCCGTCGGTGGCCACGAGCACGCTCATGTCGGCGGGAAGTCTCAGGGTCGTGGCGAGCGAGCGATCCTGCTGGAATTCGTCGAGCCACAGATCCGAACCGATCGGCGACGCGGTCGGCGATTCGCCGTCCGGGGTGACCGACGCCGGCACCGTCTTCGTCACCGGCTCGCCTTCGCCGTTCACCGTCACGTGTTGGTACTCCGTGGGAGCGAGCCACGCGGCGACGTCCTGGGTCCGGCCGTAGGCGGCGAACACCTGCCCGTCACCATGGATACGCAGGGTCTGGGATCCCGGGCGGCTGTCGAGGACGGAGCCGTCGATGAGGACGTACGGCGTCGAGCCGTCCGTGGTGATCTCCGCCGTTTCCGTCGTCGGTGCCTCGAGGACCGTGCGCTGTGCGACCCCCGCGCCGATCATCAGCGTGGCAAGTACGAAGGCGATGATCGCCCACACGAATCTCACGAACCGCCGCCCTCCTCCAGCCGCCATCACGGGTGTGCGGCCGATCTTCGACATTCCAGCCTAGCGAACGGCGCTGGCAAACGCGTGGGAGGGAGTCGCTGCCCGGAGGGAGAGGCGGAGCGAACTAGGGTGAGTGCAGACCTGGGAAAGGGCAGCCGTGAAGA is a genomic window containing:
- the glgB gene encoding 1,4-alpha-glucan branching protein GlgB — encoded protein: MTRPDDSTLDAVGAGSYHAPHDVLGPHQDGEGWVVRARRPFAQTVTAVLSDGARVELQHVRAGVWEGEAAVQPTAYDIVATYEGAPDYRVDDPYRHLPTVGEVDLHLIREGRHEQLWKVLGAHVRHYDALSGVSFAVWAPNARAVRVVGDLNGWDGTQHAMRSLGSTGVWELFVPGIGVGSAYKFEILTADGQWVMKADPMARRAEVPPATASVVTDSEYTWSDDAWLADRASGSVHDRPMSTYELHLGSWRPGLGYREAADELVDYVGGQGFTHIEFLPLAEHPFGGSWGYQVTGYYAPTSRFGTPDELRYLIDRLHQAGIGVIMDWVPGHFPKDAFALARFDGAPLYEHPDPRRGEHRDWGTYIFDYGRNEVRNFLVANALYWFEEFHVDGLRVDAVASMLYLDYSREEGQWEPNIHGGRENLEAIRFLQEVNATAYKRYPGIAMIAEESTSFPGVTAPTSQGGLGFGFKWNMGWMNDSLVYIGRDPLYRAHHEGELSFSFVYAFSENFVLPISHDEVVHGKGSLFTRMPGDHWQQLANMRAFLAYMWGHPGKQLLFMGQEFGQMSEWSEGRGLDWWMLDQPAHQQLQHFVSALNHTYRAESPLWARDSDGSAFSRVWPHSPDSNVLGFARRDHDGGTVVVLCNFAGSPRHDVRLTLPETGAWAEVLNSDAQEFGGSGVGNFGGVTTDADGTAQVTLPPLGVLWLRHEG
- a CDS encoding tetratricopeptide repeat protein; this translates as MNTPAPGAVMRGAVDLSSLRNRPAGQPASPAPSPDGQAPASRLVFDVTDADFGQVLELSKTVPVVVDLWADWCGPCTQLSPVLEKVVAELGGRLVLAKVDVDANPQLAQSFRAQSIPLVVALVAGQPVQLFTGAVPEAQVREVFTQLLQLAAQHGVTGTVPMEGAPADAEQQAPALPPLHQAAFDAIEAGDYSAAATAYEQALTENPRDEDAKAGLAQVQLLARVQHLDLAEARAAAAAGPTDISAQFDVADLDLAGGHVDDAFARLLDLFAELPTDERAPVRERLLELFGVVGDADPRVIRARGRLASLLF
- a CDS encoding alpha-1,4-glucan--maltose-1-phosphate maltosyltransferase; its protein translation is MASQISPASVRSSAEIPLRPAKATRKDAGVRNGRIPIASHRPSVPGGRFAPSAFVGEAVPFTVAAFREGHDRIGVHLRLTSPSGVSTLHRLRPLEDGFDTWQVSVALLEQGTWKFRFETFGDDYATWRHAAELKIAAGVDPILMREMGARLFDGAAAEKTRPADERAALTTAAHTLRDESVDDDAALVVVRDPGLARAFADRPAVSLHTLHEENILLVERERAGVGAWYEFFPRSEGAERMPDGTVRSGTFRTATKRLPAVAAMGFDVLYLPPIHPIGEVNRKGPNNTLDAGPGDPGSPWAIGSAAGGHDAVHPDLGTLEDFRAFVDAAAEQGLEIALDLALQAAPDHPWVTEHPEWFTTLPDGSIAFAENPPKKYQDIYPVNFDNDPVGIRTEVLRIVQHWIRQGVKIFRVDNPHTKPLQFWEWLIRTVNAEHPDVVFLAEAFTRPMPMRALAQSGFQQSYSYFTWRNTKTEIEEFFASISDETADFMRPNLFVNTPDILTEYLQFGGRPAYRIRAALAATAGGSYGVYAGYELYENVARPGSEENIDNEKYEYKFRDWEAAEAAGDSLAPYLRRLSEIRRAHPALRQLRGLHLLGSDDDAIVAYAKHLPAALSPTGESDTIIVVANVDPHSARETTVHVDSELWGLPRGHDYDVEDLVTGARWTWNEHNYVRLDAFAEPVHILHVKARS
- a CDS encoding glycosyl transferase → MRFVWAIIAFVLATLMIGAGVAQRTVLEAPTTETAEITTDGSTPYVLIDGSVLDSRPGSQTLRIHGDGQVFAAYGRTQDVAAWLAPTEYQHVTVNGEGEPVTKTVPASVTPDGESPTASPIGSDLWLDEFQQDRSLATTLRLPADMSVLVATDGTSAAPSSMSVSWPTGATTPWAGPLLVGGILMALIGLILYIFALRHVRRSRGPRRKGLPLTATQPIDLSVEEAEKGVITAAPARRRLTIGRRPLIAVSAVVLGGIALTGCSPEAWPDLQPEATPSPTASVIVPEGQGAPAVTQTQAERILSRISEQVTTADEANDPKAAAVRLTGPALVERETNYRLRKELSKAESLPAIPSGDMTAFLPQAKNDWPRMFLAVVEDADGVGTMVTATQENPWAEYKVAYISSLRADASMNLAAKYVGAVAVEPNSPFLLMPPKDLAAAYADVLDKGAKSEFAAMFDEKSDTFRSLVAENRATLLKNFNETGEKTGRVSFAAEAGPSEPLSLVTLDSGAIVAVTVTENETIVPTDSDAVIKLGDNVVVKALSGVSQSSTGFRTQYTDQLYFFVPAQGSNEKIQLLASRSNVLDAKVVKKE